From a region of the Elusimicrobiota bacterium genome:
- a CDS encoding deoxyribonuclease IV, producing MILGIHCSVLGGFDSALRHAEELGCRALQMLPCQRHLSPEAAEMAEFRLERAKGPVRHLLIHSRFVPSLASKTGERRLRSATLLARELSLAAGWNAQYYVLHAGAYSPGSSFKEGAAFLGESLDRAAQAGGRVVPVLLENVPGGGRRMGGTLEELAELLEAVARRLPGAGVCLDTAHAWAAGHEIAGAEGMLGFLSRARGLFGVAAIRAFHLNDTRALLGSHRENHEHWGLGHLGPEGLKALLGSPEHDKALGILETPRDEGWDLKNLDYIRRAVK from the coding sequence TTGATTTTAGGCATCCATTGTTCGGTCTTGGGGGGTTTCGATTCGGCGCTGCGCCACGCCGAGGAGTTGGGCTGTCGGGCCCTCCAAATGCTCCCTTGCCAGCGCCACCTCTCGCCCGAGGCGGCCGAGATGGCGGAATTTCGCCTCGAACGGGCAAAAGGGCCCGTGCGCCATCTCTTGATCCATTCGCGGTTCGTGCCGAGCCTGGCTTCCAAGACCGGCGAGCGGCGCCTGCGCAGCGCAACACTTCTGGCGCGCGAGCTGTCGCTCGCGGCCGGCTGGAACGCCCAATACTACGTGCTTCACGCCGGGGCCTATTCTCCCGGCTCCTCTTTTAAGGAAGGGGCCGCTTTCCTGGGCGAAAGCCTGGACAGGGCGGCCCAGGCCGGCGGACGGGTCGTTCCGGTACTCCTTGAGAACGTCCCCGGCGGCGGCAGGCGCATGGGCGGGACCTTGGAGGAGTTGGCCGAGCTTTTGGAGGCCGTTGCCAGGCGCCTACCAGGGGCCGGGGTCTGCCTCGACACGGCCCACGCCTGGGCCGCGGGGCATGAGATAGCCGGGGCCGAGGGCATGCTTGGGTTCCTGAGCCGGGCCCGCGGTTTGTTCGGCGTCGCGGCCATACGGGCCTTCCATCTCAACGATACCCGCGCCCTCCTGGGCTCCCATAGGGAAAACCACGAGCATTGGGGCCTGGGCCATCTGGGCCCAGAGGGCTTGAAGGCTCTTCTCGGCAGCCCGGAACACGATAAAGCCCTGGGAATACTCGAGACCCCGAGGGACGAGGGCTGGGACCTGAAAAATTTGGATTATATTCGCCGGGCCGTCAAATAG